The Microbacterium sulfonylureivorans region GCGGCGTCAGGCCTCATCGCTGCGTACGCGCAGTGGCACCTGGAGCGGGGCATCCGCTCGCTGTCGCACGTCGCGAGCGGCCCGGGATCCGACCGATGACGCCGAAGCCGTTCACCCATCGCGACGCCGTGCCCTATCGCCCGGTCGACTGGACCGGGATCCATCCGCCGGCGTTTCCTGCAGGGTCGGTGCCTGCGCACGTCGCGATCGTCATGGACGGCAACGGCCGCTGGGCCAATCGGCAGGGGCTCACCCGCGTCGAGGGGCACAAAGCCGGCGAGGCCGCGCTGCTCGACGTGGTCGCCGGGGCGATCCAGGCCGGCGTGAAGCACCTGTCGGTCTATGCGTTCTCCACCGAGAACTGGTCGCGCTCTCCCGACGAGGTGCGCTTCCTCATGGGGTTCAACCGCGACGTGCTGCACCGGCGTCGCGACCAGCTCAACGAGTGGGGCGTGCGTGTTCGCTGGGCGGGCCGCAAGCCGAGACTGTGGGGGAGCGTCATCAAGGAGCTCCAGTACGCCGAGCGTCTGACGGCCGGCAACGACACGCTCACCCTCACGATGTGCGTCAACTACGGCGGACGGGTGGAGCTGGTCGACGCGATGCGATCGATCGGCGACGACATCGCCGCAGGACGACTGCGGCCTTCGGCGGTGACCGAGAAGCTCATCCAGAAGCGGCTCTACCAGCCGGACATGCCCGACGTCGACCTGTTCGTCCGCTCGAGCGGCGAGCAGCGCACGTCGAACTTCCTCCTGTGGGAGTCCGCATACGCGGAGTTCGTCTTCCTCGACACGCTGTGGCCCGACTTCTCACGCACAGACCTGTGGCGGGCCATCGGGCTCTACCTCGACCGTGACCGCCGCTTCGGCGGCGCGGTGGACACCCCCGACGCGCTCGCACCGTAGGCACTGTCACGGATGCTCCGCCAGGCGTATCCTGCGAGCGTCACCGTGCTCTTCTCTGATGAGCGCCGCAACTCCGCGGCCGGTCCGGAGGTGTGCCATGTCGAATCCACTGCGAACGCACGCGGCCGTCGCCGCGGGCGCGATCCTCTCGGTCGTCCTGCTCTTCGCCGGCTGCGCGGCACCCGTCGCGCAGGAAGGCCAGGGCGAGTCGAGCACCGCGCCGGCCGACGAAGCCGATGACGATGACGGCGGCCAGAGCGACGACGACGCTGACCAGGGCGACGACGGGGGCGATACCGACGGCGGTGAGGACCCCGAACAGGATCTCGTCCGCACCGGGCCCGTCGCGGAGTACGGCGGCCCGGCATACGGCGATCAGGGCGAAGCGGAGATCAACGACGACGGAACCTGGTGCAAGACGATCGCCGTGTTCTGGGGCGGCAGCGAAGCGGTGCCGGAGGGGGTGCGCTTCACCTTCGACGAGGCGGTGCCCGACCGTGCCGGTCTGGACGTCGAAGGCGGGGTGTGCGGCACGCGCAGCGCCGACCGGTCCTGTCTCGGGATGACCGTCGAGGCCAACGAGTCCGGGATCTTCTGCAGCGTCGTCGTGATCCCCGGACCGGAGTTCGCCGACGGGACCACCATCTCCTTCACCGGCACCCTGGAGTGCCCCACCGTGGAGATCTGCGACTCCGTCGTCGCCCGTGACGTCGAGCCGGGGCCGCCTCTGGTCGTGAACACGCCCGAGGGCGCGTGATGGCGCGTCTCGGTCCCCGCATCCGCGAGAAGCCCGTCGAGCCGCCTCCCGATACCTCCGCCGCCGCACCTGCCGCGCCGGAGCCCGGCCTCGGGTTCGAGAAGTGGATGGGTTTCCTCTCGTCCTTCGTCGCGCCCCTCACCCTCGTGACGGCGCTCCTCTTCTACTTCGGCTACGTCTCGACGCGCGAGTTCTTCCGGTACTTCGGCATCGACGTCGACATCATCGGACTGAGCTCGCAGGAGTTCGTGATGCGCAGCCCGGGTGCGCTGTTCATCCCGGTCATGGTGCTCCTGCTCCTCGCGGCGGGGTTCATCGTGGGGCACCGGGTCCTGCGCCGCTGGCTCGCGACGCAGCCGGTCCGAACGCAGCGCCGTGTGATCGGCGTGGTCGCATGGGTCGGCATCGGCTTCCTGCTCGCGGGGCTCCTGCTCGCGTTTCTGATCCCTGTGCTGGGGGGCTGGGCCTACGCACAGCTGCTCGCCCCGCTGTCGCTGGCGATCGGCGCCGGCCTCGCCGCGTATGCTGCGTCCACGGTGCGCGCCCTCGGCGGCACCGGGATCGGGCGCAGCGTTGTCGTACTGCTCGTGCTCGTGATGGTCGCGGGCACCTTCTGGTCGACGGCGACGATCGCCCAGTGGTGGGGGCTGGGCCAGGCCCGCGCGCTCGCCTCCGACCTGACCACTCTCCCCGCCGTCGTCCTCGACACGCAGGAACGGCTGTACCCGGGCAACGACGACATCACCTTCCGCCGGCTCGGGGACGCGGCATCCGATCCCGCCGAGGGAGAAGCACCTCCTTCGCCGACGTACGGCTACCGATACTTCGGGTTGCGACTGCTGGCGCAGGGCGGAGGGCGGCTGTACCTGGTGCCGGATCAGTGGTCGCCGGATGCCTCGACCCTGGTCGTGCCGTACGACGACGTCCGGGTGAGGTTCCGGTTCGTCCCCGACGAGAACCCGCCGACCGACGGATGACGCATCCGCCGGAATAGATCCGCGGCCCGGGGCGGTTGACCTCAGCATGACGGACGCCATCAAGATCGACGTATGGAGCGACATCGCCTGCCCGTGGTGCTACATCGGCAAGCGGAATCTCGAGAAGGGGCTGGCTGCGGCATCCGCTGACGACGACGCCCCTGCCGTAGAGGTCGTGTTCCACTCGTTCGAGCTCTCGCCCGATACGCCCGTCGACTTCGACGGCGGCGAGGCGGACTATCTGGCGACCCACAAGGGAGTCTCGTCCGCACAGGCGCAGCAGATGCTCGAGCGCGTGACCGGCGTCGCCGCCGATGCGGGGCTGGAGTACCGATTCGACCTGCTCAAGCACACCAACACCGTCAAGGCGCACGAGCTCCTCCATTACGCGAAGGAGCAGGGTCGCCAGCACGAGCTCGCCGAGCGGCTCATGTCGGCGTACTTCACCGAGGGGCGCCACCTGGGTCAGGAGGACGAGCTCGTCTCCCTCGCCGCCGACGCCGGCCTCGACGCCGACGCCGCCCGCGAAGCCCTTCGGACCGGCCGCTACCTCGACGCGGTGCGCGCCGATCAGGCGCAGGCCTCCGCCTACGGCATCAACGGCGTCCCGTTCTTCGTGATCGACGGCAAGTACGGCGTCTCCGGCGCCCAGCCCGCGGAGGCGTTCGCCGACATCGTCCGGCAGGTGTGGGCCGAGCACCGCGAGGACGCCCCGGTGGGCGCCTGACCCCACACAGACGAAGAGACCCGTCGCGGACTGCGGCGGGTCTCTCGTGCGTGCGATGGATCAGCGGGGGAGATTCTCCTCGATGACCTCGACGATCGCCGGGTCGTCGGGCTTGGTGTTCGGGCGGAAGCGGTGCACCTCGCCGGTGGGCGTGAGCACGAACTTCTCGAAGTTCCACTGGATGCGGCCGCCCTTGCCCTCGACGTCGTCCGCCTCCTTGAGCGCCTTGTAGAGGGGAGCCGCCTTGCCGCCGTTGACCTTCACCTTGTCGAACACGGGGAACGAGACGCCCCACGTCATCGAGCAGTACTCGAGGATCTCGTCGATGGATCCGGGCTCCTGGCCCATGAACTGGTTGCACGGGAACCCGAGAACCGTGAAGCCCCGGTCGGCGTACGCGCGCTGAAGCTGCTCGAGCTGTTCGTACTGCGGAGTGAGGCCGCACTTGGATGCGACGTTGACGACGAGGACCACTTGATCGCTGTAGTCGGCGAGCGTCGCGGTACCGCCGTCGGCTGTCTGGAAGGGGATGCTGCGAAGGTCGGTCGCGGTAGCCTCGGTCATTCACCCAGGCTAAGCCCTCGGGTTCAGCGAAGGGTCGGATTCCTCTGGGAGAATGGACGACGTGACCACTGCCCTCGCACCCTCGCGCGCGCTGCGCATCGGGCCCATCGAACTCGATGCGCCCGTTGTCCTCGCGCCCATGGCGGGGATCACCAACACGGCCTTCCGTCGCCTCTGCCGCGAGTACGGCGCCGGTCTCTACGTGAGCGAGATGATCACGTCTCGCGCCCTCGTCGAGCGCAACGCGACGACGATGCGCCTCATCACGCACCACGAGTCCGAGAAGCCCCGTTCGATCCAGCTGTACGGCGTCGACCCTGCGACCGTGGAGGGGGCCGTCCGCGTCCTCGTCGAGGAGGACCGCGCCGATCACATCGATCTGAACTTCGGATGCCCCGTCCCCAAGGTCACGCGCAAGGGCGGCGGTGCCGCACTGCCCTGGAAGATCGAGCTCTTCCGCGAGATCGTCACACGCGCCGCCGGGGCCGCCGGAGACATCCCGCTCACCATCAAGATGCGCAAGGGCATCGACACCGACCACCTCACGTACCTCGACGCCGGTCGCATCGCCGAGGACGCCGGCGTCGCCGCGGTCGCCCTTCACGCGCGTACGGCGGCGGAGTTCTACTCCGGCCAGGCCGATTGGTCCGCGATCGCGAAGCTCAAGGAGGTCGTCACGAGCGTTCCCGTCCTCGGCAACGGCGACATCTGGTCCGCGGAGGACGCGCTTCGGATGATGACGGAGACGGGCTGCGACGGTGTGGTGGTAGGCCGCGGATGCCTTGGCCGCCCGTGGCTGTTCGGCGACCTCGCCCGTGCACTCGGCGGGCCGGGCGCGGCATCGGGTGCACCCGTCGACGCGACCCTCGCGTTCGTCGCCCAGGCGTTCCGCCGCCACGCCGAGCTGCTCGTGGAGTTCTTCGAAGACGAGGGCCGCGGCTGCCGCGACATCCGCAAGCACGTCGCCTGGTACTTCAAGGGCTACCCGGTCGGCGGCGACACCCGTGCGAAGCTGGCCACCGTGTCGAGCATCGCCGAGATCGACGAGCTCCTCGCCACGCTCGAGCTCGATGCGCCGTACCCCGGCGCCGCAGCCGAGGGTCAGCGGGGGCGCGCGGGAACCCCGAAGCGCCCCGCCCTGCCTGACGGCTGGCTCGATTCACGCGATCTCGGAGCCGAGGCATCCTGCGCCCTCGCCGAAGCGGAACTCGACCACAGTGGCGGCTGACGGCGCCGTCGCGGTGGGATTCGCGTCGGAGCGGCCGTCGGGCTATGACGACGCGGATGCCGCGCGCTTCCACGCGGAGCGGCACCGCTCGCAGCGCGACGACTTCGCCCGCGATCGCGCCCGGGTCCTGCACTCCGCAGCGCTGCGTCGCCTGGCGGCCAAGACGCAGGTGCTGAGCCCTGCGAGTCCGGCGGACTTCGCCCGCAACAGGCTCACGCACTCGCTCGAAGTCGCACAGGTGGGCCGTGAACTCGCCACCGCGCTGCGCCTCGCGCCCGACGTGGTCGACACGGCGTGCCTCAGCCACGACCTCGGACACCCGCCGTTCGGGCACAACGGCGAGCGGGCGATGAACGAATGGGCCGAAGACATCGGCGGGTTCGAGGGCAACGCGCAGACCCTTCGCATCATCAGCCGCCTCGAGCCCAAAGTCGTCGACGACGACGGCCGCAGCTACGGGCTGAACCTCACCCGCGCCAGTCTTGACGCGACCTGCAAGTACCCCTGGACGGCGGATCATCCGCTTCCCGACCCGGGCGGCCGCCTGAAGTACGGCGTCTATCCGGACGACGAAGCGGTGTTCCGCTGGATGCGCGAGGGCGCCCCCGGACGCGTCCGCTGCATCGAGGCGGAGGTCATGGACCTCTCCGACGACATCGCCTATTCGGTGCACGACTTCGAGGACGCCGTCGTCAACGGCTACCTCGATCCGGCGCGCCTCGCCGACGTCTCCGAGCATGCCGCGCTGCTGACCGCCATCCAGTCGTGGGTCGGCTTCGACTTCGCGCGCGACGAGCTCGAGGATGCCCTCTACCGCCTCATGCGGATGCCGGAATGGATCGCCTCGTTCGACGGAACCCGCGCGTCGCTCGCCCGGCTGAAGAACCTCACCTCCGACCTCATCGGCCGGTTCGCGCGCGCCGCGACCACGGCCACCCGAGAGGCGTACGGGATGTCGGCGCTCACCCGGTATCGTGCGCACGTGGTCGTTCCGCGAGTCGTCGAAGCCGAGATGGCGGTGCTGAAGGGGATCATCGGCGCGGTCGTGGTGTCGATCGAAGGCCGCAAAGACCTCTACAAGGAGCAGCGACGCGTGCTGAAGCGGCTCGCGACGGCGCTGTGGGAGAGCCCCCACGAGCTGGACGCGCTCCACGCCGAGGACTTCGCCGCCGCAGGCGCGTCCGCCGCGCAGCGACGGGTCATCGTCGACCAGGTCGCTAGTCTCACCGACCAGGCCGCGATCTCGTGGCACCGTCGCCTCGTCGGAGATCTGGATCCGGCATCCCTCGGTGTGTGGTCGCCGGGCGCGCGCTCGCCCGAGGGCCGCTGATGGCGGGTCGCATCCGCCAGGCCGACGTCGAAGAGGTCAAGGCCCGCACGAACATCGCCGACATCATCGGCGAGCGCGTCGCCCTCAAGAACGCCGGCGTCGGGGCCATGAAGGGCCTCTGCCCGTTCCATGACGAGCGCAGCCCCAGCTTCAACGTTCGCCCTCAGGCCGGCTTCTACCACTGCTTCGGGTGCGGCGAGTCGGGGGACGTCTACTCGTTCCTCACGAAGATGGACCACGTCTCGTTCAGCGAGGCCGTCGAGAAGCTGGCCGGACGGATCGGCTTCACCCTGCACTACGAAGACGGGGGAGCGGCGCCCGAACACACCGGACGGACGCGACTGTTCGCTGCGAACGCCGCTGCTGCGGAATTCTTCCGCGGACAGCTGCAGACGGGCGAGGCCGACACCGCCCGCAGGTTCCTCGGTGAGCGAGGGTTCGACGCCGGCGCCGCCGCACACTTCGGGGTCGGCTACGCGCCCAAGGGGTGGTCGGGCATGCACGCGGCGCTCAAGGCGCAGGGGTTCACCGACGAGGAGCTCACCACCTCCGGGCTCGTCTCGCAGGGCCAGCGCGGCGTCTACGACCGGTTCCGAGGTCGCGTGGTGTGGCCGATACGCGACGTCACCGGCCAGGTCATCGGCTTCGGCGCGCGACGCCTGTACGACGACGACAAAGGCCCCAAGTACCTCAATACGCCCGAGACCACGATCTACAAGAAGGCCCAGGTGCTCTACGGGCTGGACCTCGCCAAGCGCGACATCTCCCGCGAGCACCGCGTGGTGGTCGTCGAGGGGTACACCGACGTGATGGCGTGCCACCTCGCCGGGATCACGACCGCGATCGCGACCTGCGGCACCGCCTTCGGCTCCGACCACATCACGGTGCTGCGTCGGGTGATGGGCGACGACTCGACGGCCGGCGAGGTAGTGTTCACGTTCGATCCGGATGCCGCGGGCCAGAAGGCGGCGCTGCGCGCCTTCGCCGACGCCAAGAGGTTCAATGCCCAGACGTACGTCGCGACCGGGCCGGAGGGACTGGATCCCTGCGACCTGCGCCTCCAGCGCGGCGACGGTGCCGTACGCGGTCTGATGGACGCGAAGGTGCCCATGGTCGAGTTCGTCCTCGATCAGCGGATCGCCGGATTCGATCTCGCCAGCGTGGAGGGCCGCGTGGGGGCGCTGCGGGCCTCCGCGCCGGTCGTCGCCGACCTCCGCGACGCCCTGCTGCAGCCCGAGTACATCCGGGTGCTCGCCCGCCGGCTCGGCATGGACACCGAGGACGTGCGACGTGAGGTGGAGCGCGCCGGCCGCGCCGCCGGAGGCAAGCGCGAGAGCACTCCGACCGCGCCCGCCGTGGAGGAAGGTCCCGGCGAGCCGCT contains the following coding sequences:
- a CDS encoding isoprenyl transferase; the protein is MTPKPFTHRDAVPYRPVDWTGIHPPAFPAGSVPAHVAIVMDGNGRWANRQGLTRVEGHKAGEAALLDVVAGAIQAGVKHLSVYAFSTENWSRSPDEVRFLMGFNRDVLHRRRDQLNEWGVRVRWAGRKPRLWGSVIKELQYAERLTAGNDTLTLTMCVNYGGRVELVDAMRSIGDDIAAGRLRPSAVTEKLIQKRLYQPDMPDVDLFVRSSGEQRTSNFLLWESAYAEFVFLDTLWPDFSRTDLWRAIGLYLDRDRRFGGAVDTPDALAP
- a CDS encoding DsbA family oxidoreductase; its protein translation is MTDAIKIDVWSDIACPWCYIGKRNLEKGLAAASADDDAPAVEVVFHSFELSPDTPVDFDGGEADYLATHKGVSSAQAQQMLERVTGVAADAGLEYRFDLLKHTNTVKAHELLHYAKEQGRQHELAERLMSAYFTEGRHLGQEDELVSLAADAGLDADAAREALRTGRYLDAVRADQAQASAYGINGVPFFVIDGKYGVSGAQPAEAFADIVRQVWAEHREDAPVGA
- a CDS encoding glutathione peroxidase; translation: MTEATATDLRSIPFQTADGGTATLADYSDQVVLVVNVASKCGLTPQYEQLEQLQRAYADRGFTVLGFPCNQFMGQEPGSIDEILEYCSMTWGVSFPVFDKVKVNGGKAAPLYKALKEADDVEGKGGRIQWNFEKFVLTPTGEVHRFRPNTKPDDPAIVEVIEENLPR
- the dusB gene encoding tRNA dihydrouridine synthase DusB is translated as MDDVTTALAPSRALRIGPIELDAPVVLAPMAGITNTAFRRLCREYGAGLYVSEMITSRALVERNATTMRLITHHESEKPRSIQLYGVDPATVEGAVRVLVEEDRADHIDLNFGCPVPKVTRKGGGAALPWKIELFREIVTRAAGAAGDIPLTIKMRKGIDTDHLTYLDAGRIAEDAGVAAVALHARTAAEFYSGQADWSAIAKLKEVVTSVPVLGNGDIWSAEDALRMMTETGCDGVVVGRGCLGRPWLFGDLARALGGPGAASGAPVDATLAFVAQAFRRHAELLVEFFEDEGRGCRDIRKHVAWYFKGYPVGGDTRAKLATVSSIAEIDELLATLELDAPYPGAAAEGQRGRAGTPKRPALPDGWLDSRDLGAEASCALAEAELDHSGG
- a CDS encoding deoxyguanosinetriphosphate triphosphohydrolase, producing the protein MAADGAVAVGFASERPSGYDDADAARFHAERHRSQRDDFARDRARVLHSAALRRLAAKTQVLSPASPADFARNRLTHSLEVAQVGRELATALRLAPDVVDTACLSHDLGHPPFGHNGERAMNEWAEDIGGFEGNAQTLRIISRLEPKVVDDDGRSYGLNLTRASLDATCKYPWTADHPLPDPGGRLKYGVYPDDEAVFRWMREGAPGRVRCIEAEVMDLSDDIAYSVHDFEDAVVNGYLDPARLADVSEHAALLTAIQSWVGFDFARDELEDALYRLMRMPEWIASFDGTRASLARLKNLTSDLIGRFARAATTATREAYGMSALTRYRAHVVVPRVVEAEMAVLKGIIGAVVVSIEGRKDLYKEQRRVLKRLATALWESPHELDALHAEDFAAAGASAAQRRVIVDQVASLTDQAAISWHRRLVGDLDPASLGVWSPGARSPEGR
- the dnaG gene encoding DNA primase, translated to MAGRIRQADVEEVKARTNIADIIGERVALKNAGVGAMKGLCPFHDERSPSFNVRPQAGFYHCFGCGESGDVYSFLTKMDHVSFSEAVEKLAGRIGFTLHYEDGGAAPEHTGRTRLFAANAAAAEFFRGQLQTGEADTARRFLGERGFDAGAAAHFGVGYAPKGWSGMHAALKAQGFTDEELTTSGLVSQGQRGVYDRFRGRVVWPIRDVTGQVIGFGARRLYDDDKGPKYLNTPETTIYKKAQVLYGLDLAKRDISREHRVVVVEGYTDVMACHLAGITTAIATCGTAFGSDHITVLRRVMGDDSTAGEVVFTFDPDAAGQKAALRAFADAKRFNAQTYVATGPEGLDPCDLRLQRGDGAVRGLMDAKVPMVEFVLDQRIAGFDLASVEGRVGALRASAPVVADLRDALLQPEYIRVLARRLGMDTEDVRREVERAGRAAGGKRESTPTAPAVEEGPGEPLMRVSVASLPRTADTALERDAVMGLLQFGHRMDAALVARALDVPFRLPALEAVRVAVQGKDMQRPGWAVDAIGAVREPYRSLAAELLASDFPALGDAAAVSSASDLARRLVIRELDARKNELLGAIQRVPPASEEGRAIRLRLRELDAERQRLTADT